One region of Chryseobacterium sp. C-71 genomic DNA includes:
- a CDS encoding aspartate aminotransferase family protein encodes MQQDFFKYQAQTTQFAAGFEVEKAEGSYIFGKDGREYLDFVAGVSANTLGHSHPKIVNAIKEQADKYLHVMVYGEYAQEKPVELCRLLAEATPDPLEITYLVNSGAEAIDGSLKLAKRYTGREEIVSFKNSYHGNTHGALSVSGNEFHKREFRPLLPMVSFIEFNNENDFDNITEKTACVILETIQGAAGFLVPNDDYLIKLKKRCEDVGALLILDEIQPGFGRTGKLFSFEHFGIVPDILVMGKGMGGGVPVGAFMSSKKIMETLSHSPKLGHITTFGGNPLIAAASHATLKEVLESGLMNEVAEKEELFRKLLVHPKIKNINGKGLMLAVNLGTPDYTLDVAKRCMEKGLIVFWQLYRNEYLRISPPLTISKDEIAEGCKIILDVLNENEN; translated from the coding sequence ATGCAACAAGATTTTTTTAAATATCAGGCACAGACCACGCAGTTTGCAGCAGGTTTTGAAGTAGAAAAAGCAGAAGGGTCATACATCTTCGGGAAAGACGGCAGAGAGTATCTTGACTTCGTGGCAGGAGTTTCAGCAAATACATTGGGGCATTCTCATCCAAAAATCGTCAATGCCATCAAAGAGCAGGCAGACAAATATCTTCACGTCATGGTGTATGGAGAGTATGCTCAAGAGAAGCCGGTTGAGTTATGCAGATTATTGGCAGAAGCAACACCAGATCCATTAGAAATTACCTATTTGGTCAACAGCGGCGCTGAAGCCATCGACGGAAGTTTAAAATTGGCCAAAAGATACACCGGAAGAGAAGAAATCGTATCCTTTAAAAATTCTTACCACGGCAATACACATGGAGCCTTGAGCGTTTCCGGAAACGAGTTTCACAAAAGAGAATTCCGCCCATTATTGCCAATGGTTTCTTTCATTGAATTTAATAATGAAAATGACTTCGATAACATCACAGAAAAAACAGCTTGCGTAATCCTCGAAACCATTCAGGGAGCAGCCGGTTTTTTAGTGCCGAACGATGATTATTTAATTAAACTAAAAAAGAGATGCGAAGACGTCGGTGCACTTTTAATTTTAGATGAAATACAACCCGGCTTCGGAAGAACAGGAAAACTATTTTCATTCGAACATTTCGGTATCGTTCCTGATATCTTGGTCATGGGAAAAGGAATGGGTGGCGGAGTTCCTGTGGGAGCCTTTATGAGTTCAAAAAAAATAATGGAAACATTATCTCATTCACCAAAATTAGGTCATATTACCACATTCGGAGGAAACCCGTTAATTGCAGCAGCTTCTCACGCAACTTTAAAAGAAGTTTTAGAAAGCGGACTGATGAATGAAGTAGCAGAAAAAGAAGAGCTATTCAGAAAACTTCTAGTACATCCGAAAATCAAAAATATCAACGGAAAAGGTTTAATGCTAGCGGTCAACCTCGGTACTCCCGATTACACATTAGATGTAGCCAAAAGATGTATGGAGAAAGGCTTGATTGTATTTTGGCAATTGTACAGAAACGAATATTTAAGAATTTCACCGCCACTGACGATTTCAAAAGATGAAATTGCTGAAGGCTGTAAGATTATTCTTGACGTACTAAATGAAAATGAAAATTAA
- the pdxH gene encoding pyridoxamine 5'-phosphate oxidase yields the protein MENLHDKRKIYEKSQLIESEIKENPIEQFRDWFLDASANPTVTEANAMAVSTLEDDGCPRTRMVLLKEYTYEGFIFYTNYDSRKGKAIEKTHKACLHFFWPGLERQIIIKADLEKIAENLSDGYFHSRPKGSQLGAAVSPQSEVIPNRAFLEIKLKELEEKFENSEVPRPENWGGYIAKPYEIEFWQGRPNRLHDRIIYSLKDLDWKISRLAP from the coding sequence ATGGAAAACCTTCATGACAAGAGAAAAATCTACGAAAAATCTCAACTTATTGAAAGTGAGATTAAAGAGAATCCTATTGAGCAATTCAGAGATTGGTTTTTAGATGCATCAGCAAATCCTACAGTTACTGAAGCCAATGCAATGGCGGTTTCTACTTTAGAAGATGATGGTTGCCCAAGAACGAGAATGGTTTTGCTTAAAGAATATACGTACGAAGGTTTTATTTTTTATACCAATTACGATAGCAGAAAAGGAAAAGCGATTGAAAAAACGCACAAAGCCTGTCTTCATTTTTTCTGGCCGGGTTTAGAAAGACAAATTATTATTAAAGCTGATTTAGAAAAGATTGCTGAAAATCTGAGCGATGGATATTTTCATTCTAGACCAAAAGGAAGTCAGCTTGGTGCAGCAGTTTCGCCACAAAGTGAAGTGATTCCTAATAGAGCGTTTTTAGAAATTAAATTAAAAGAATTAGAAGAAAAATTTGAAAATTCTGAGGTTCCAAGACCTGAAAATTGGGGTGGATATATCGCAAAACCTTACGAAATTGAGTTTTGGCAGGGAAGACCAAACAGGCTTCATGACAGAATCATCTATTCACTAAAAGATTTAGACTGGAAAATTTCCCGATTGGCACCATAA
- a CDS encoding N-acetylmuramoyl-L-alanine amidase: MKAFKLLVLSLASAAIVSFSPTNKKIIVIDAGHGGNDMGATYNQASEKQIVLGVASKIKNLNKSEDYEIILTRDSDQYADLSNRTAMINKLNPEMVISLHINRTPGSETDKKGHEIFTQNSDASKAFAEKISKKLGSCKIEEKNLHILRESKSPAVLVELGFINNKEDRDYLSSEAGQKELAQKFIEIINEK; this comes from the coding sequence ATGAAAGCATTTAAATTATTGGTTTTATCTCTTGCATCTGCTGCTATTGTATCGTTCTCACCTACTAATAAGAAAATCATCGTCATTGATGCCGGACATGGCGGAAATGACATGGGCGCAACTTATAACCAGGCCTCAGAAAAGCAAATCGTTTTGGGAGTGGCTTCAAAAATCAAAAATCTAAACAAATCTGAGGATTACGAAATCATCTTGACCAGAGATTCTGATCAATATGCCGATTTGAGTAACAGAACAGCAATGATTAATAAGCTAAATCCCGAAATGGTCATCTCACTTCACATCAACAGAACACCGGGAAGCGAGACCGATAAAAAAGGTCATGAGATTTTCACACAGAATTCTGATGCTTCAAAAGCATTTGCAGAAAAAATTTCAAAAAAATTAGGTTCTTGTAAGATTGAAGAGAAGAATCTTCATATTTTAAGAGAATCAAAATCTCCTGCTGTACTGGTAGAATTGGGATTTATCAACAATAAAGAAGACAGAGATTATCTGAGCAGTGAAGCTGGGCAAAAAGAACTTGCACAGAAATTCATTGAGATCATCAACGAAAAATAA
- a CDS encoding aminotransferase class IV, with amino-acid sequence MQNTYFTSEELELKNRAFLLGDAVKVSFFIRNSKLIMDEECYFFLMASMRKMRMNIPLTYTLEFFQNLFNEKVIQEKAVKNGIINFLVYRNSDGITLSKSTISYFFEVDEMDDILNVHQRPLELDLIKEINVNNNLLSNIRVHCPENIYAGIYAQENDLDDVILLNPNKRIARSTSGNLLFLEGNIIKVPKHSEGAYISPLLENFVTYLHTNNLADIQEHEIIAFESQKAEEILMISDEKGVFSVGKIRNKTFENTRFTILVEGWKNSFSN; translated from the coding sequence TTGCAAAATACATATTTTACTTCAGAAGAGCTCGAGCTGAAAAACAGAGCGTTTCTTTTGGGAGATGCTGTGAAAGTTTCATTTTTTATAAGAAATTCCAAGCTTATTATGGATGAAGAATGCTATTTCTTCCTGATGGCTTCTATGCGAAAAATGAGGATGAATATTCCTCTAACCTATACTTTGGAGTTTTTTCAGAATCTTTTTAACGAAAAAGTAATTCAGGAAAAAGCTGTGAAAAACGGAATCATTAATTTTCTGGTGTACAGAAATTCTGATGGAATTACCTTATCAAAATCTACCATTTCTTATTTCTTTGAGGTTGATGAGATGGATGATATTCTGAATGTGCATCAGCGTCCTTTAGAATTAGATTTAATTAAAGAAATCAACGTTAATAATAATCTTCTGAGCAACATCAGAGTTCATTGTCCGGAGAATATCTATGCAGGGATTTATGCGCAGGAAAATGATTTAGATGATGTCATTCTTTTAAATCCAAATAAGAGAATTGCCCGTTCTACTTCAGGAAATTTACTTTTTCTGGAAGGAAATATTATTAAAGTTCCAAAGCATTCAGAAGGAGCATACATTTCGCCTCTGCTTGAGAACTTTGTGACTTATCTGCATACAAATAATTTAGCAGATATTCAGGAGCATGAAATCATTGCTTTTGAATCTCAGAAAGCTGAAGAAATATTAATGATCTCTGACGAGAAAGGAGTTTTCTCGGTTGGAAAAATTAGAAATAAAACGTTTGAAAATACTCGTTTCACCATATTGGTAGAAGGCTGGAAGAATAGTTTTTCAAATTAA
- a CDS encoding HU family DNA-binding protein has translation MNKSELIDAIAKDAGITKVAAKAALESFISNVTTTLKAKDGKVSLVGFGTFSVSERAARQGINPATKKPIKIAAKTVAKFKAGADLATAVSGVKKK, from the coding sequence ATGAACAAGTCTGAATTAATCGACGCAATCGCAAAAGACGCAGGTATTACTAAAGTTGCAGCTAAAGCTGCTTTAGAGTCTTTTATCTCTAACGTTACAACAACTCTAAAGGCAAAAGACGGAAAAGTGTCTTTAGTAGGATTTGGTACTTTCTCAGTATCTGAGAGAGCTGCAAGACAAGGTATCAACCCTGCAACTAAAAAACCAATCAAAATCGCTGCTAAAACAGTAGCTAAATTTAAGGCTGGTGCTGACTTGGCAACTGCGGTTTCAGGTGTGAAAAAGAAATAA
- a CDS encoding TerD family protein yields the protein MAINLQKGQRIDIGLTKMTIGLGWDPNEGTGYDFDLDASAIMIDSQRKLVSEDYFVFYNNLNSPDGALTHTGDDPSGKNSDGDDDEAIMIDLAKVDSRVEEILFVVTIEDFERRRQNFGQVRNSYIRIVDQSNNQEIAKYELDEDFSIETGIEFGRLYKKNESWKFEASGIGYRADLGFFLEKYYNGQIIK from the coding sequence ATGGCAATTAACCTACAAAAAGGACAGAGAATTGATATAGGACTCACAAAAATGACTATCGGGCTGGGTTGGGATCCTAACGAAGGGACGGGTTACGATTTTGATTTGGATGCTTCTGCGATTATGATTGATTCTCAACGAAAGTTGGTTAGTGAAGATTACTTTGTCTTTTATAACAACCTGAATTCTCCCGATGGTGCTTTGACTCATACTGGCGATGATCCAAGCGGTAAAAACAGTGACGGAGACGATGATGAAGCTATTATGATTGATCTTGCAAAAGTAGATTCCAGAGTTGAAGAGATTCTTTTTGTGGTAACGATTGAAGATTTTGAAAGAAGAAGGCAAAATTTTGGTCAGGTAAGAAATTCTTACATCCGAATTGTTGACCAAAGTAATAATCAAGAAATTGCAAAGTATGAATTAGACGAAGATTTTTCTATAGAAACAGGAATTGAATTCGGAAGATTGTACAAAAAAAACGAAAGCTGGAAATTTGAAGCTTCAGGAATCGGCTATCGTGCAGATCTGGGTTTCTTTTTAGAGAAATATTACAACGGACAGATTATAAAATAA
- a CDS encoding lysylphosphatidylglycerol synthase transmembrane domain-containing protein: MEKKSANSLKSILTIVISLAFAGFFLWLALKGFEFEKVQKSLAKANYLWVAIAGVFGVLAYWLRAVRWNLLLEPMGYNISSSNAFWTISFGYLMNLTIPRSGEVARATALYGVEKVPVDKSFGTIILERVVDLICMMAFLGLTFIFKYEAILSFYENSGIKFNPNKVILILSILVLGAILFFVFKRKLATVPILGKIIGFIDGILQGLTSIFKLKQKVKFILYTIGIWICYFMAAYLVCFALPETSDFTIADGFFIIVVGTLGMIVPASGGIGAFNLAMKYGFMALFISMGKSAEFGGEMGLTYSFISLPLQIVIMLTTGLLSIPILAKARNKLAAETEINNK, from the coding sequence ATGGAAAAGAAATCAGCCAATTCTTTAAAATCAATCCTTACGATTGTCATTTCGCTTGCGTTTGCAGGTTTTTTTCTGTGGCTTGCTCTCAAGGGGTTTGAGTTTGAAAAAGTGCAGAAATCTTTGGCAAAAGCCAACTATCTTTGGGTAGCCATTGCAGGAGTGTTCGGTGTTTTGGCATATTGGCTAAGAGCAGTCCGCTGGAATCTTTTACTGGAACCAATGGGTTATAATATCTCGAGTTCTAATGCATTCTGGACGATTTCCTTTGGTTATTTAATGAATTTAACCATTCCCAGAAGTGGTGAAGTAGCCAGAGCAACAGCTTTGTATGGTGTTGAAAAAGTGCCTGTAGACAAATCTTTCGGAACAATTATTTTGGAAAGGGTAGTAGATTTGATTTGTATGATGGCGTTTTTGGGACTAACTTTCATATTTAAATATGAAGCAATCCTTTCATTTTACGAAAATTCAGGGATTAAATTTAATCCGAATAAGGTAATTTTAATACTCTCCATATTAGTTTTAGGAGCGATTTTGTTTTTTGTGTTTAAAAGAAAATTGGCGACAGTTCCGATTTTAGGGAAAATTATAGGTTTCATAGATGGGATACTCCAAGGTTTAACGTCCATATTTAAACTAAAACAAAAAGTAAAATTCATTTTATATACCATCGGAATCTGGATTTGTTATTTCATGGCCGCTTATCTTGTTTGTTTTGCTTTACCGGAAACTTCAGACTTTACTATCGCAGACGGCTTTTTCATCATTGTGGTGGGAACTTTAGGAATGATCGTTCCGGCGAGTGGTGGTATCGGAGCTTTTAATTTAGCGATGAAATATGGTTTCATGGCATTGTTTATCTCTATGGGAAAAAGTGCAGAATTTGGCGGTGAAATGGGATTGACTTATTCATTTATCTCTCTTCCCTTACAAATTGTAATCATGTTGACGACGGGCTTATTATCTATTCCTATTTTGGCTAAAGCGAGAAATAAACTGGCAGCCGAAACTGAAATTAACAACAAATAA
- a CDS encoding YqgE/AlgH family protein: MNYSYKGKILISTPDISGDIFSRSVVLIIEHNESSAFGLILNKKNSKMSNKFKNFFDFKIEVYDGGPVENDKVFFIIKGKKVSENYTEINNEFYVTEDIETVISAVISNELSIDDVKIFSGYSGWGALQLDSEIKRKFWTVVDVYNLDYTLPNDQTLWKSIMQNLGGEYLLWANSPEDISLN, encoded by the coding sequence ATGAATTACTCATACAAAGGTAAAATATTAATTTCCACACCTGATATTTCCGGAGATATTTTTTCCAGATCAGTAGTGCTTATCATTGAACATAATGAAAGTTCAGCTTTTGGTTTGATTTTGAATAAGAAAAATTCAAAAATGAGTAACAAATTCAAAAATTTCTTCGACTTTAAAATTGAAGTTTATGATGGCGGTCCTGTAGAAAATGACAAAGTTTTTTTCATCATTAAAGGTAAGAAAGTCAGCGAAAATTATACTGAAATTAATAATGAATTTTATGTAACAGAAGATATAGAGACTGTTATCAGTGCGGTTATCAGCAATGAATTATCAATTGATGATGTTAAAATATTTTCAGGCTATTCCGGTTGGGGAGCTTTGCAGTTGGATAGTGAAATTAAACGTAAATTCTGGACAGTTGTAGATGTTTACAATCTTGATTACACCCTTCCAAATGACCAGACCCTTTGGAAATCTATTATGCAAAACCTTGGCGGTGAGTATCTTTTGTGGGCAAACTCTCCGGAAGACATTTCTTTAAACTAA
- a CDS encoding Fur family transcriptional regulator yields the protein MDTLQKEKNITLIKDVLRNYLLEKGFRNTPERYTILEEIYSMDHHFNVDDLYLLMMQKKYHVSKATIYNTIEIFLDAGLIRKHQFGEKTLTSSSYEKSYFDKQHDHLVIYKKDSDKEIEEIIEFCDPRIQGIKEAIEEAFGVRIDSHSLYFYGKKND from the coding sequence ATGGATACTTTACAAAAAGAAAAAAATATTACTTTAATAAAAGATGTTTTAAGAAATTACCTTTTAGAGAAAGGCTTTCGTAACACACCTGAACGATACACTATTTTAGAGGAAATCTATAGTATGGATCATCACTTCAATGTAGATGACCTGTATCTTTTGATGATGCAGAAGAAATATCATGTTTCTAAAGCTACGATCTACAACACCATAGAGATCTTTCTGGATGCAGGATTGATCCGTAAACATCAGTTTGGTGAAAAAACATTGACTTCTTCGTCTTATGAGAAATCATATTTTGATAAGCAGCATGACCATTTGGTGATTTACAAAAAAGATTCAGATAAGGAAATTGAAGAGATTATTGAGTTTTGCGACCCTAGAATTCAGGGTATTAAAGAAGCAATTGAAGAAGCTTTTGGCGTAAGAATAGATTCTCATTCGCTGTATTTTTATGGTAAAAAGAATGACTAG
- a CDS encoding START-like domain-containing protein, which yields MAKHKVHYEFPMHCLSEILYEYLASAEGLSEWFADDVIEKGDDFYFSWGGGSEEKATLIRYKPEGFVRFRWEEDEGTKNFFEMTITIDDITEDLALNITDFCEEGDEEENALYWENLIENLRIKLGAA from the coding sequence ATGGCGAAACATAAAGTCCATTACGAATTCCCAATGCATTGTCTTTCAGAGATTTTGTATGAATATTTGGCTAGTGCTGAGGGGTTATCCGAGTGGTTTGCAGATGATGTGATAGAGAAAGGTGACGATTTCTATTTTAGTTGGGGTGGAGGTTCTGAAGAAAAAGCAACTTTGATCAGATATAAACCTGAAGGTTTCGTACGTTTCAGATGGGAAGAAGATGAAGGTACCAAAAACTTCTTTGAAATGACCATCACAATTGACGATATTACAGAAGATTTAGCTCTTAATATTACAGATTTCTGTGAAGAAGGTGACGAAGAAGAAAATGCTTTGTACTGGGAGAATCTAATCGAAAACCTTAGAATAAAATTAGGTGCTGCTTAA
- a CDS encoding OstA-like protein, giving the protein MRIFFFLFLLFSTFTFAQDKPKLVQRDPFLQNSVKNQPQKSNTNNKINIKHADEISKDPLKYDGNQFFKGNVVLEHQGSILYADEVIVYEAENFVKAIGNTKLQNPDGSVITASEMEYDGNSQKGIARKNVVLNDPKGTVIKTETMYYDRVSNLAYYNTGGTINDGKSTTYSKSATYNLTNRTINLTDNVRIEDKDYILDGINVVQNQNTNIVDINGPTTITNRKNPKNRIFTERGTHNLNTKESFLNKNSRIYYNDKILTGDAMYYNQLSGFGTATGNVTLDDPLEKRYLKGGYGEIFEKKDSAMMTKGPYAVKILEKDSIYFASEKILSYQKLDSANVKKSYLRAFRKARIYKSNAQGRADSIAFNETDGVLHMYTNPILWSGEKQVTGDKVEAYFNTETENIDSLKVIGNGYAISKVDSLNMKDEFNQVKGKLMTVYYQGKDIKEVKVIGNAQYIAYADDVNEKTKEKERIGIRLSSCGIIHANFEDQIMQILSCSIGVQSTLYPMSKIGPDRKKFPDFNWNTKDRIKKWQDILVDSPNYEEIKYESGDELFNQAQEVIDKAKAAEEAKKPKRVRK; this is encoded by the coding sequence ATGAGAATATTCTTCTTTCTATTCCTCTTATTTTCTACTTTCACTTTTGCGCAAGACAAACCTAAGCTTGTGCAAAGAGATCCGTTTTTACAGAATTCGGTAAAAAATCAGCCACAGAAATCGAATACAAACAATAAAATCAACATCAAGCATGCTGATGAGATTTCAAAAGATCCTCTGAAGTACGATGGTAACCAGTTTTTTAAAGGAAATGTTGTGCTGGAACATCAGGGTTCTATATTGTATGCGGACGAAGTAATTGTGTATGAAGCAGAAAACTTCGTTAAAGCAATTGGAAATACCAAACTTCAAAATCCGGACGGCTCAGTAATCACTGCGTCAGAAATGGAGTACGATGGAAATTCTCAAAAAGGTATAGCCAGAAAAAATGTGGTTCTGAATGATCCAAAAGGTACAGTGATTAAAACTGAAACGATGTACTATGACAGAGTTTCAAATCTTGCCTATTACAACACCGGAGGAACGATCAATGATGGAAAAAGTACTACTTATTCGAAGTCTGCTACATATAATCTGACCAACCGAACGATCAATCTGACGGACAATGTAAGGATTGAGGATAAAGATTATATTTTAGATGGTATTAATGTAGTCCAAAATCAAAACACCAACATTGTTGACATCAACGGTCCAACTACAATTACCAACAGAAAAAATCCTAAAAACAGAATCTTTACAGAAAGAGGAACGCACAATCTGAATACGAAAGAATCTTTCCTGAATAAAAATTCAAGGATTTATTACAACGATAAAATTCTTACTGGAGATGCAATGTATTACAACCAGCTCAGCGGTTTTGGTACAGCGACGGGAAATGTAACGTTAGATGATCCTTTAGAAAAAAGATATCTGAAAGGCGGTTATGGAGAAATATTCGAAAAGAAAGATTCTGCCATGATGACCAAAGGGCCTTATGCAGTGAAAATTCTTGAAAAAGATTCTATCTATTTCGCTTCGGAGAAGATACTTTCATACCAGAAATTAGATTCAGCCAACGTTAAAAAAAGCTATTTACGAGCTTTTAGAAAAGCAAGAATTTACAAATCTAACGCTCAGGGAAGAGCAGATTCTATCGCATTCAACGAAACCGATGGTGTGTTGCACATGTACACCAATCCAATCTTATGGAGCGGAGAAAAGCAGGTGACAGGAGATAAAGTGGAAGCTTATTTTAATACTGAAACCGAAAACATAGACTCTCTGAAAGTCATCGGAAACGGCTATGCAATCAGCAAAGTTGACTCTCTGAATATGAAAGATGAGTTTAATCAGGTGAAAGGTAAGTTGATGACCGTTTATTACCAAGGAAAAGACATTAAGGAGGTAAAAGTAATCGGAAACGCACAATACATCGCGTACGCTGATGACGTCAACGAGAAAACCAAAGAAAAAGAAAGAATAGGAATCAGGCTTTCATCTTGCGGAATCATCCATGCAAATTTTGAAGATCAGATAATGCAGATTCTCTCTTGCAGCATAGGAGTTCAATCTACCCTATATCCGATGAGTAAAATTGGTCCCGACAGAAAGAAGTTCCCCGACTTCAACTGGAATACCAAAGACCGCATCAAAAAATGGCAGGACATCCTCGTAGATTCTCCAAATTATGAAGAGATAAAATACGAATCAGGCGATGAACTCTTTAATCAGGCTCAGGAAGTTATCGATAAAGCAAAAGCCGCAGAAGAAGCGAAAAAACCGAAAAGGGTTAGAAAATAA
- the panD gene encoding aspartate 1-decarboxylase yields MLIEVFKSKIHRVRVTASDLNYIGSITIDEDLIDAAGLVVGERVYIVNVNNGERFDTYVIKGKRKSGEVCLNGPAARKVQRDDIIIIIAYAQMTPEEAREFQPKIVFPDEKTNLLT; encoded by the coding sequence ATGTTAATAGAAGTATTCAAATCGAAGATTCACAGGGTGAGAGTTACGGCTTCAGACCTTAATTATATCGGAAGTATTACCATAGACGAAGATCTTATTGATGCGGCAGGATTGGTAGTGGGAGAGAGAGTTTATATCGTTAATGTAAACAACGGAGAACGTTTTGATACATACGTTATCAAAGGTAAGAGAAAGTCTGGAGAAGTTTGTCTGAATGGGCCGGCGGCGAGAAAAGTACAGCGTGATGACATCATTATCATTATTGCCTATGCTCAAATGACGCCTGAAGAAGCAAGAGAGTTTCAGCCAAAAATCGTTTTCCCGGATGAGAAAACTAACCTGCTTACCTAA